TGCGCCGACAACGGCTGCGCCAGCTCGCCCTGCCAGATCAGGCTCTTGGCATCGCCCGGCAGTGGCGCGATGTCTTGCAGGCCCAGGCGCCGGCCCAGTTGGATGTTGTTGCCCACCTCGGCATGGACATCCAGCGGCAAATGATAGGCCAGCAGGCTGATGTCGTGGCTCAACAACGTCTTGATTCGCCGTTGCTTCATCCCCACCAGGCGGGGATCTTCGTTCTTCCAGAAATAGCCATGATGCACCAGGATGGCATCGGCCCCGGCGGCGACCGCCGCATCCAATAATTGCTGGGAGGCGGTGACGCCACTGACCAGCAACCGGACCTGTGCCCGCCCCTGGATCTGCAGCCCATTCGGGCAGTAGTCCTGGATACGGGCGCTTTCCAGGTAGCGGTCGGCAGTCATTACCAATTCATCAAGGGACATGGAGCTCCTCCTCATCGGCAGCGCCAGCCGTGTTCCCCGGCCGCGCCGCTCCTTATAATGCCCGCCAGCTTATCCGCCGCGCCGCGGGCGAACAAATTCAAGGATGTAACCGATGTACAAGGCTTTGCGTTATCTCGGCTGGCCCGTGGTGTGTGGTGTGCTCGTTGCGGCCTTGATCATCCAACGCTATCCGCAATGGCTGGGCCTGCCCACCCAGCCGACCTTCGAGTCCTCCCAGGTGTCGTCCAGCTCGCGCCAGCAGGGCCCGGTGTCCTACGCCGATGCGGCGAGTCGTGCCGCGCCAGCGGTGGCCTCGCTGCGCTCGACCAAGGCGGTCAAGCCAGCCAAGACCGGTGATGGCCCGGCCGATCGCAAGGGCACTAGCAAACCAGCGGAAGAGCTCAGTCTGGGTTCGGCGGTACTGATGAGCCATGACGGCTATCTGCTGACCAACAACCACGTGACCCTCGACGCCGAGTCCATCGTCGTGGCGCTGGCCGACGGTCGCCAGACCCTGGCCAAGCTGATCGGCAGCGATCCCGCCACCGATCTTGCCGTGCTCAAGATCGATCTGCCGAATCTGCCGGCGATCTCGGTAGGCGATTCCAGTGCCATCCGCATCGGCGACGTGGTGCTCGCCATCGGCAATCCCTTCGGCGTCGGCCAGACGGTGACCATGGGCATCATCAGCGCCACCGGGCGCAATCAGCTCGGCCTCAACACCTACGAGGACTTCATCCAGACGGATGCGGCGATCAACCTGGGTAACTCGGGCGGCGCCCTGGTGGATGCCAACGGCAACCTGATAGGCATCAATACCGCCATTCTCTCCGGAGGCTCCCAGGGCATCGGCTTCGCCATTCCGATCAAGCTGGCGATGGAGGTGATGAAGTCGATCATCCAGCATGGCCAGGTCATTCGGGGCTGGCTGGGCGTGGCGGTGGAGGTGATCACCCCGGAACTGGTCAAGACCTACGGCCTCAAGGTCGACCAGGGCATCGTGGTGACGGACATCGATCCTGATGGCCCCGCCTACAAGGCCGGCTTGCGCTCAGGCGATGTGCTGGTGAAGCTGGCGGGCCAACCGGTCAAGGATGGCCGCCTGGCGATGAATCAGATCGCCCGCAAACAGCCGGGCGACAGCATCGCCATCGAGGTACAACGGCAGAACAAGACCATTCAGCTCAAGGCCACCGTCGGCCTGCGCCCGCTCATGGAGAAGGCGCGCTAGCAAGGGAAACGGCTCTCAGAGCGTATCAAGAGCCCTGATCAACGCCTGGTTCTGCGCCGGCGTGCCGATGGTGATGCGCAGGAAGTCGGCGATGCGCTCGGGGCGGCTGAAGTGACGGACGATGACGCCGTGCTCGCGCAAGCCCGCGGCCAGGACAGCCCCGCCCTTCTGCACATGGCGGGCGAAGATGAAGTTGGCAGCCGAGGGCAGCACCTCGAAGCCGCGCTCCAGCAACTGGGTCACCAGCCATTCGCGGCTGTCGATCACCTGCCGACAGGTCTCGTCGAAATAGGCGCGATCCTCGAAGGCCGCGACTGCGCCGGCCAGGGCCAGGCGATCCAGCGGATAGGAGTTGAAGCTGTTCTTGACGCGCTCCAGCGCCTCCATCAGCGGCGCCTGACCCATGGCCAGACCGACACGCAGCCCGGCCAGGGAGCGCGACTTGGACAGCGTCTGGGTCACCACCAGGTTGGGATGACGCTCGATCAGGGCGACGGCCGAGTGCGCGCCGAAGTCGACGTAGGCTTCGTCCACCACCACTACCGAGGTCGGATTACCGGCGACGATACGCTCGATGGCGTCCAGCGCCAGGGCGCTGCCAGTGGGCGCATTGGGGTTGGGGAAGATGATGCCGCCGTTGGGCCGCAGGTAGTCCTCCGGCACGATCTGGAAGTCTTCGTCCAGCACCGGGGTCTCGAAGGCGATGCCATAGAGGCCGCAGTAGACCGGATAGAAGCTGTAGCTGATGTCGGGAAAAAGGATCGGCCGACCGTGGCCGAACAGGCCCAGGAAGATGTGCGCCAGCACCTCGTCCGAGCCGTTGCCGACGAAGACCTGGTCGCTCTTGATGCCGTAATAGCTGGCTACCGCATCCTTGAGCGCCTGGCCATTGGGATCGGGATAGAGACGCAGGTCATCCGTCGCCGCGGCGCGAATGGCGTCGAGCGCCCGCGGCGACGGACCGTAGGGATTCTCGTTGGTGTTGAGCTTGACCAGGTTGGTCAGCTTGGGCTGCTCGCCCGGCACATAGGGCACCAGGTTCTTGACGAAGGGACTCCAAAGTTCGCTCATGCCTACTGCTCCTCTTGAATGCGGTATTCGGCGCTACGGGCGTGGGCGGTCAGGGACTCACCGCGCGCCAGTACCGACGCGACCCGGCCCAGGGCCGAAGCACCAGTGGCCGAGCAGTGGATGATCGACGAGCGTTTCTGGAAGTCGTACACGCCCAGGGGCGAGGAGAAACGCGCCGTGCCCGAGGTCGGCAGGACGTGGTTCGGCCCGGCGCAATAGTCGCCCAGGGCCTCGGCGGTATAGCGGCCCATGAAGATGGCGCCGGCATGGCGGATCTGCGGCAGCCACTGCTCGGGCTCGGCGACGGAGAGCTCTAGGTGCTCAGGTGCGATGCGGTTGGCCACCTCGATGGCTTGGGCCATGTCGGCGACCTGAATGAGCGCGCCGCGCCCTTCCAGGGACGCGCGGATGATGTCGGCGCGCTCCATCTCCGGCAGCAGGCGGGCAATGCTGGCCGCTACGGCGTCGAGGAAGGCGGCGTCCGGACTGACCAGGATGGCCTGGGCGTCTTCGTCGTGCTCGGCCTGGGAGAACAGGTCCATGGCGATCCAATCGGGATCGGTCTGGCCGTCGCAGACCACCAGGATCTCGGACGGGCCGGCGATCATGTCGATGCCGACCTTGCCGAACACATGGCGCT
The window above is part of the Pseudomonas oryzihabitans genome. Proteins encoded here:
- a CDS encoding S1C family serine protease — translated: MYKALRYLGWPVVCGVLVAALIIQRYPQWLGLPTQPTFESSQVSSSSRQQGPVSYADAASRAAPAVASLRSTKAVKPAKTGDGPADRKGTSKPAEELSLGSAVLMSHDGYLLTNNHVTLDAESIVVALADGRQTLAKLIGSDPATDLAVLKIDLPNLPAISVGDSSAIRIGDVVLAIGNPFGVGQTVTMGIISATGRNQLGLNTYEDFIQTDAAINLGNSGGALVDANGNLIGINTAILSGGSQGIGFAIPIKLAMEVMKSIIQHGQVIRGWLGVAVEVITPELVKTYGLKVDQGIVVTDIDPDGPAYKAGLRSGDVLVKLAGQPVKDGRLAMNQIARKQPGDSIAIEVQRQNKTIQLKATVGLRPLMEKAR
- the hisC gene encoding histidinol-phosphate transaminase; translation: MSELWSPFVKNLVPYVPGEQPKLTNLVKLNTNENPYGPSPRALDAIRAAATDDLRLYPDPNGQALKDAVASYYGIKSDQVFVGNGSDEVLAHIFLGLFGHGRPILFPDISYSFYPVYCGLYGIAFETPVLDEDFQIVPEDYLRPNGGIIFPNPNAPTGSALALDAIERIVAGNPTSVVVVDEAYVDFGAHSAVALIERHPNLVVTQTLSKSRSLAGLRVGLAMGQAPLMEALERVKNSFNSYPLDRLALAGAVAAFEDRAYFDETCRQVIDSREWLVTQLLERGFEVLPSAANFIFARHVQKGGAVLAAGLREHGVIVRHFSRPERIADFLRITIGTPAQNQALIRALDTL
- a CDS encoding Nif3-like dinuclear metal center hexameric protein, giving the protein MRRSSMSLDELVMTADRYLESARIQDYCPNGLQIQGRAQVRLLVSGVTASQQLLDAAVAAGADAILVHHGYFWKNEDPRLVGMKQRRIKTLLSHDISLLAYHLPLDVHAEVGNNIQLGRRLGLQDIAPLPGDAKSLIWQGELAQPLSAQAFGLQVAERLQRAPLVVDGGRPIRRLAWCTGGAQGYIDQAIAAGVDAYLTGEVSEQTVHSARENGVSFFAAGHHATERYGVQALGDYLAAQLGIEHRFIDCDNPA